A portion of the Betta splendens chromosome 2, fBetSpl5.4, whole genome shotgun sequence genome contains these proteins:
- the LOC114850187 gene encoding uncharacterized protein LOC114850187 isoform X5 → MKSFIWINTVVICSISWISVSVAHSQIVNVQPGHSVTLWSPILTKNTVTTWSRLTNKTTASCICFITSFKGNAEFCDGFSNEKFEMKDNNSGVYLTIKKVDLSDSRIYFCEFFNSGKSTYYVTHLYVNGSEETQDDLDTKSQTECNKTDKTTYVMSLILGGLTVFLLMVVTGVIVSLGKRQADPQLHENVDSDDLKAAALSVFSPAVRSRRPASQRQVETHVTYAASR, encoded by the exons atgaagtccttcatctggatcaatactgtcgttatctgcagcatca gctggatctctgtctcagtggctcATTCTCAGATTGTGAATGTCCAGCCTGGTCACAGTGTCACACTGTGGTCCCCCATACTGACTAAAAACACTGTGACGACCTGGTCCAGACTGAccaataaaaccacagccagctgcatctgttttatCACCTCATTTAAAGGAAACGCTGAATTCTGTGATGGATTTAGTAATGAAAAGTTTGAAATGAAAGACAACAACAGTGGAGTGTATCTCACAATCAAAAAGGTTGATTTATCCGATTCCAGAATCTATTTCTGTGAATTTTTCAACAGCGGCAAAAGCACTTACTATGTTACACACTTATATGTTAATG GCAGTGAGGAAACGCAGGACGACTTGGACACAAAGTCTCAAA caGAGTGTAATAAAACTGATAAAACAACGTATGTGATGAGCTTGATCCTCGGTGgtctgactgttttccttctcatgGTCGTTACTGGTGTGATTGTTTCACTCGGAAAACGTCAAGCAG ATCCACAACTCCACGAG AATGTGGACAGTGACGACCTGaaggctgcagcactgagtgTGTTTTCACCAGCAGTAAGAAGCAGGAGACCTGCATCACAGAGACAAGTGGAGACTCATGTTACTTACGCTGCCAGCAGATAG
- the LOC114850187 gene encoding uncharacterized protein LOC114850187 isoform X7 has translation MKSFIWINTVVICSISWISVSVAHSQIVNVQPGHSVTLWSPILTKNTVTTWSRLTNKTTASCICFITSFKGNAEFCDGFSNEKFEMKDNNSGVYLTIKKVDLSDSRIYFCEFFNSGKSTYYVTHLYVNGSEETQDDLDTKSQTSSEKQDPQLHENVDSDDLKAAALSVFSPAVRSRRPASQRQVETHVTYAASR, from the exons atgaagtccttcatctggatcaatactgtcgttatctgcagcatca gctggatctctgtctcagtggctcATTCTCAGATTGTGAATGTCCAGCCTGGTCACAGTGTCACACTGTGGTCCCCCATACTGACTAAAAACACTGTGACGACCTGGTCCAGACTGAccaataaaaccacagccagctgcatctgttttatCACCTCATTTAAAGGAAACGCTGAATTCTGTGATGGATTTAGTAATGAAAAGTTTGAAATGAAAGACAACAACAGTGGAGTGTATCTCACAATCAAAAAGGTTGATTTATCCGATTCCAGAATCTATTTCTGTGAATTTTTCAACAGCGGCAAAAGCACTTACTATGTTACACACTTATATGTTAATG GCAGTGAGGAAACGCAGGACGACTTGGACACAAAGTCTCAAA CTTCTAGTGAAAAACAAGATCCACAACTCCACGAG AATGTGGACAGTGACGACCTGaaggctgcagcactgagtgTGTTTTCACCAGCAGTAAGAAGCAGGAGACCTGCATCACAGAGACAAGTGGAGACTCATGTTACTTACGCTGCCAGCAGATAG
- the LOC114850187 gene encoding uncharacterized protein LOC114850187 isoform X4 produces MKSFIWINTVVICSISWISVSVAHSQIVNVQPGHSVTLWSPILTKNTVTTWSRLTNKTTASCICFITSFKGNAEFCDGFSNEKFEMKDNNSGVYLTIKKVDLSDSRIYFCEFFNSGKSTYYVTHLYVNGSEETQDDLDTKSQKCNKTDKTTYVMSLILGGLTVFLLMVVTGVIVSLGKRQAASSEKQDPQLHENVDSDDLKAAALSVFSPAVRSRRPASQRQVETHVTYAASR; encoded by the exons atgaagtccttcatctggatcaatactgtcgttatctgcagcatca gctggatctctgtctcagtggctcATTCTCAGATTGTGAATGTCCAGCCTGGTCACAGTGTCACACTGTGGTCCCCCATACTGACTAAAAACACTGTGACGACCTGGTCCAGACTGAccaataaaaccacagccagctgcatctgttttatCACCTCATTTAAAGGAAACGCTGAATTCTGTGATGGATTTAGTAATGAAAAGTTTGAAATGAAAGACAACAACAGTGGAGTGTATCTCACAATCAAAAAGGTTGATTTATCCGATTCCAGAATCTATTTCTGTGAATTTTTCAACAGCGGCAAAAGCACTTACTATGTTACACACTTATATGTTAATG GCAGTGAGGAAACGCAGGACGACTTGGACACAAAGTCTCAAA AGTGTAATAAAACTGATAAAACAACGTATGTGATGAGCTTGATCCTCGGTGgtctgactgttttccttctcatgGTCGTTACTGGTGTGATTGTTTCACTCGGAAAACGTCAAGCAG CTTCTAGTGAAAAACAAGATCCACAACTCCACGAG AATGTGGACAGTGACGACCTGaaggctgcagcactgagtgTGTTTTCACCAGCAGTAAGAAGCAGGAGACCTGCATCACAGAGACAAGTGGAGACTCATGTTACTTACGCTGCCAGCAGATAG
- the LOC114850187 gene encoding uncharacterized protein LOC114850187 isoform X1, with protein MKSFIWINTVVICSISWISVSVAHSQIVNVQPGHSVTLWSPILTKNTVTTWSRLTNKTTASCICFITSFKGNAEFCDGFSNEKFEMKDNNSGVYLTIKKVDLSDSRIYFCEFFNSGKSTYYVTHLYVNGSEETQDDLDTKSQTECNKTDKTTYVMSLILGGLTVFLLMVVTGVIVSLGKRQAASSEKQDPQLHENVDSDDLKAAALSVFSPAVRSRRPASQRQVETHVTYAASR; from the exons atgaagtccttcatctggatcaatactgtcgttatctgcagcatca gctggatctctgtctcagtggctcATTCTCAGATTGTGAATGTCCAGCCTGGTCACAGTGTCACACTGTGGTCCCCCATACTGACTAAAAACACTGTGACGACCTGGTCCAGACTGAccaataaaaccacagccagctgcatctgttttatCACCTCATTTAAAGGAAACGCTGAATTCTGTGATGGATTTAGTAATGAAAAGTTTGAAATGAAAGACAACAACAGTGGAGTGTATCTCACAATCAAAAAGGTTGATTTATCCGATTCCAGAATCTATTTCTGTGAATTTTTCAACAGCGGCAAAAGCACTTACTATGTTACACACTTATATGTTAATG GCAGTGAGGAAACGCAGGACGACTTGGACACAAAGTCTCAAA caGAGTGTAATAAAACTGATAAAACAACGTATGTGATGAGCTTGATCCTCGGTGgtctgactgttttccttctcatgGTCGTTACTGGTGTGATTGTTTCACTCGGAAAACGTCAAGCAG CTTCTAGTGAAAAACAAGATCCACAACTCCACGAG AATGTGGACAGTGACGACCTGaaggctgcagcactgagtgTGTTTTCACCAGCAGTAAGAAGCAGGAGACCTGCATCACAGAGACAAGTGGAGACTCATGTTACTTACGCTGCCAGCAGATAG